The Chloroflexota bacterium genome includes a region encoding these proteins:
- a CDS encoding phosphoglycerate kinase, translated as MEKKTIRDIDPKGKRVLVRVDFNVPLDESGRITDDRRIQEALPTIRYLREQGAKVILCSHLGRPKGKVVESMRLTPVALRLSELLGVTVHKTEDCIGPGVEKAVRELKAGDVLLLENLRFHSEEEANDPDFAKKLASLADIYVNDAFGSAHRAHASTEGVTHYLPSVAGFLMEKELTFLGKALATPERPFVAILGGAKVSDKIAVIENLLGKVDRLLIGGGMANTFLKAQGCQVGQSLVEDDRLDVARDLLARGKDKILLPTDVVIADRFAADATYRTVLADRVPTDWRIMDIGPETIKRFETALKGAKTVVWNGPMGVFEFPAFATGTVAIANVLAKLGATTIIGGGDSAAAVEQAGVADKMTHISTGGGASLEFLEGKTLPGVAALNDK; from the coding sequence ATGGAAAAGAAGACCATTCGCGATATTGATCCCAAGGGCAAACGCGTCCTCGTGCGTGTGGATTTCAACGTGCCATTAGATGAGTCCGGTAGAATCACGGACGATCGGCGCATCCAAGAGGCATTGCCGACCATCCGATATCTGCGCGAGCAGGGAGCCAAGGTTATCTTGTGTTCGCACTTGGGCCGACCAAAGGGCAAAGTTGTCGAGTCCATGCGATTGACCCCGGTGGCCCTGCGGCTTTCTGAACTCCTTGGCGTCACGGTCCACAAGACAGAGGATTGCATTGGGCCCGGGGTGGAGAAAGCGGTAAGGGAACTAAAGGCTGGCGATGTTCTCCTGCTAGAGAATTTGCGCTTCCACAGTGAGGAAGAGGCCAACGACCCTGATTTTGCTAAGAAACTCGCCTCATTGGCCGACATCTACGTGAATGATGCCTTCGGCTCGGCTCACCGGGCCCATGCCTCCACCGAAGGGGTCACCCACTATCTACCCTCGGTAGCCGGGTTCCTGATGGAGAAAGAGTTGACCTTTCTCGGGAAAGCCCTGGCTACGCCAGAGCGCCCATTCGTCGCTATTTTGGGCGGGGCCAAAGTATCAGACAAAATTGCAGTTATCGAGAACCTGCTGGGCAAAGTGGACCGACTGCTCATTGGCGGCGGCATGGCCAACACTTTCCTCAAGGCCCAGGGTTGCCAGGTTGGCCAATCACTGGTCGAGGACGACCGGTTAGATGTGGCCCGAGATTTGCTGGCCCGGGGCAAGGATAAGATCCTTCTGCCCACTGATGTAGTCATCGCCGACAGGTTCGCTGCAGATGCTACCTATCGCACCGTACTGGCCGATCGGGTACCTACCGATTGGCGCATTATGGACATTGGCCCGGAGACGATCAAACGTTTCGAGACAGCGTTGAAGGGTGCGAAAACAGTGGTGTGGAATGGTCCTATGGGTGTCTTCGAGTTCCCGGCCTTCGCCACAGGCACAGTAGCCATAGCCAATGTACTGGCTAAACTCGGGGCAACAACTATCATCGGTGGTGGCGATTCTGCAGCCGCGGTCGAACAGGCTGGCGTGGCTGACAAAATGACCCACATTTCTACGGGGGGTGGTGCATCGCTGGAATTCCTTGAGGGCAAGACACTGCCGGGGGTGGCGGCCCTGAACGACAAATAG
- the pyk gene encoding pyruvate kinase has protein sequence MLKTKIVCTIGPASRSPEMLRALIKAGMDVARLNFSHGDLAFHAENVERIRAASAEVGKPVAILMDLQGPKLRVGTMQEGGVPLEEGQEIILTTRHIIGHPGEIPVQYPKLPQIVEPGDRILIDDGLLEVQVLSVYEEDIRCLVITGGLLETNKGMNLPRVPRDIPAITEKDIEDLAFIHEHQADWIALSFVRQAEEVSKLKELILERSPLGEPIPVIAKIEKPEAVENIDEIIAVSDGIMVARGDLGIETSPEEVPLTQKMIIKKCNMAGVPVITATQMLESMIRNPRPTRAEASDVANAILDGTDAIMLSGETAVGKYPLESVATMVRIAARAEEEIRRSGARRSVTEPRKCGIAEAVAHASCETARDLNAAAIITPTVSGYTARMVSSFRPEAPIIAVTPSPMVQRRLALYWGVYPLLAKRTDNTDEMIADAVRTALEHGLVKPGDLLVITGGAAGSAPGTTNLIRVHVVEKVLGQGQGFGTAVVTGRVRIITEETVASTVIHPGDIIVTECTTRLFVPLVRKAAGVITELGGESCHAALLALELGVPTIVGVENALSILKEGQEITMDTRRGLVYEGQVSVS, from the coding sequence ATGCTGAAGACGAAGATCGTTTGCACCATCGGGCCAGCAAGCCGCTCACCAGAAATGCTACGCGCCCTCATCAAGGCTGGTATGGATGTGGCTCGGTTGAACTTTTCTCACGGTGATCTGGCTTTCCACGCGGAGAATGTGGAGCGCATCCGCGCGGCCTCGGCTGAAGTTGGTAAGCCTGTCGCTATCCTAATGGATCTCCAAGGGCCCAAACTGCGTGTGGGCACCATGCAGGAAGGCGGAGTGCCATTGGAGGAGGGACAAGAAATCATCCTCACCACCCGCCATATCATTGGTCACCCCGGCGAAATCCCGGTGCAATACCCTAAGTTGCCCCAGATCGTAGAACCCGGCGACCGTATCCTGATTGATGATGGCCTTTTGGAAGTGCAGGTTCTCTCTGTGTATGAGGAGGATATCCGCTGCTTAGTGATCACCGGGGGCCTCTTAGAAACCAACAAAGGCATGAACTTGCCTCGAGTACCTCGTGATATACCTGCCATCACAGAGAAAGACATCGAGGACCTCGCTTTCATCCACGAACACCAGGCGGACTGGATTGCCCTTTCCTTTGTACGACAGGCCGAGGAGGTCTCGAAACTCAAGGAACTTATCTTGGAGCGTTCTCCCCTCGGTGAGCCTATTCCGGTGATTGCCAAAATCGAGAAACCAGAGGCGGTAGAGAACATTGACGAGATTATTGCTGTCTCCGATGGCATTATGGTAGCGCGAGGTGATCTGGGCATCGAGACCTCCCCTGAAGAAGTGCCCTTGACCCAGAAAATGATTATCAAAAAGTGCAATATGGCCGGCGTGCCCGTCATCACAGCCACTCAGATGCTCGAATCCATGATACGCAATCCACGGCCCACCCGCGCCGAAGCAAGTGATGTTGCCAATGCTATCTTAGATGGCACCGATGCTATTATGCTGTCTGGTGAGACAGCGGTAGGCAAATATCCTCTGGAATCTGTGGCCACGATGGTGAGAATAGCAGCACGGGCTGAGGAAGAGATACGCCGTTCTGGTGCACGCCGCTCCGTCACTGAACCACGGAAGTGCGGTATCGCCGAGGCGGTGGCTCACGCCAGTTGTGAGACAGCCCGTGACCTGAATGCCGCCGCCATCATCACGCCCACGGTTTCGGGATACACTGCGCGCATGGTGTCCAGTTTTCGTCCTGAGGCTCCTATCATTGCGGTCACGCCCAGCCCGATGGTGCAACGCCGTCTGGCGCTATACTGGGGTGTGTATCCACTACTGGCGAAGCGCACGGACAACACGGATGAGATGATCGCGGATGCCGTGCGTACCGCCCTCGAGCACGGGCTTGTCAAGCCGGGTGATCTGCTGGTCATCACCGGAGGGGCCGCAGGCAGTGCACCAGGTACCACAAACCTGATCCGCGTGCATGTGGTGGAGAAAGTCTTGGGCCAGGGCCAGGGTTTTGGCACAGCAGTGGTAACCGGACGGGTGCGCATCATCACCGAGGAGACGGTGGCTTCCACAGTGATACACCCTGGCGATATCATTGTCACCGAGTGCACAACGCGCCTCTTTGTCCCACTCGTGCGCAAGGCAGCAGGTGTCATCACGGAATTAGGAGGTGAGTCTTGCCATGCGGCATTGCTGGCATTGGAACTAGGTGTGCCGACCATCGTCGGGGTCGAAAACGCCCTCTCGATTCTAAAGGAGGGTCAGGAAATCACAATGGATACACGACGTGGGTTGGTCTACGAAGGACAAGTGTCGGTCAGTTGA
- a CDS encoding glycerate kinase, producing MAERVIRGSINFFATIPIGTDIPTEARNCVHDVLTAALRAADPVDAIRAHVSWHGNALRVNNTEYALPPGRKVCVFGTGKASAVMAATLEEIIGERIATGWVNTKYGHAVSTRRVTVHEAGHPLPDERGLIGTRRMLELLRQTSQEDLILCPISGGGSALWTLPVEGVSLADIATLTDALLRSGATINEFNAVRKHLSQVQGGQFVKVAHPRPVVSLILSDVVGSPLDVIASGPTVPDPTTFADAWAVLEKYQLLGRIPLSVEKHLQRGLTGEVPETPKPSDPVFAHTQNVVIADVAMAAEAAASRARGLGFHTLLLTTRLGGEAREVGYFLAGIARTIHERGEPSPRPACVVAGGETTVTVRGSGLGGRNQELALAAALGIEGLPNTLIVAWASDGGDGPTVATGAIVDGGTVSRARSRGLVPERYLQNNDSHSFFRDLGELWVTGPTRTNVNDLTLIFAF from the coding sequence ATGGCAGAGCGAGTCATAAGAGGTAGCATCAATTTCTTCGCTACCATTCCCATTGGTACGGATATTCCCACCGAGGCGAGGAATTGCGTCCATGACGTGCTTACAGCAGCGCTCCGGGCAGCTGATCCGGTGGATGCTATTCGCGCTCACGTCTCGTGGCATGGAAACGCCCTGCGCGTGAATAACACCGAATACGCGCTTCCGCCAGGACGCAAGGTGTGCGTATTCGGGACGGGCAAAGCCAGTGCGGTGATGGCCGCAACACTGGAAGAGATAATCGGCGAGCGCATTGCAACTGGCTGGGTGAACACAAAGTACGGCCATGCTGTTTCCACGCGCCGGGTGACCGTTCACGAGGCTGGCCACCCATTGCCAGATGAACGGGGTTTGATTGGTACGAGAAGGATGCTCGAACTTCTGCGCCAAACTAGCCAAGAGGATCTGATACTATGCCCTATCTCTGGTGGGGGATCGGCATTATGGACGCTGCCCGTGGAGGGTGTGTCATTGGCAGACATAGCGACACTCACGGACGCTTTGCTAAGGTCAGGGGCGACCATCAACGAGTTCAACGCGGTGCGCAAGCACCTTTCACAGGTACAAGGAGGGCAGTTCGTCAAAGTGGCCCATCCTCGGCCAGTGGTAAGCCTCATACTTTCCGATGTAGTGGGTAGTCCACTAGACGTCATCGCTTCCGGCCCTACTGTGCCTGACCCCACCACTTTCGCCGATGCTTGGGCTGTCTTGGAGAAGTATCAACTTTTGGGACGCATCCCCTTATCAGTTGAAAAGCATTTGCAACGCGGATTGACCGGCGAGGTCCCTGAGACGCCCAAACCAAGCGACCCTGTTTTTGCGCATACTCAGAATGTAGTCATTGCCGACGTAGCAATGGCTGCCGAGGCTGCGGCTAGTCGGGCGCGAGGGCTGGGATTTCACACCCTCTTGCTCACAACCCGGCTGGGAGGTGAGGCGCGGGAGGTAGGATACTTCCTGGCTGGCATCGCCCGAACTATCCATGAGCGTGGTGAACCATCGCCCCGCCCGGCTTGCGTTGTCGCTGGCGGCGAGACCACTGTTACAGTACGGGGGAGCGGGTTGGGCGGGCGCAATCAGGAATTGGCCTTGGCTGCAGCGTTGGGTATTGAGGGGCTACCGAATACGCTGATTGTAGCCTGGGCGAGCGATGGCGGTGACGGACCAACTGTAGCCACTGGGGCCATTGTGGATGGAGGAACTGTGAGCCGGGCAAGGTCAAGAGGATTGGTCCCGGAGCGTTATTTGCAGAACAATGACTCTCACTCTTTTTTCCGCGATCTGGGCGAACTCTGGGTCACCGGCCCGACGCGCACTAATGTCAATGATCTGACGCTCATCTTCGCCTTTTGA
- a CDS encoding acyl-CoA dehydrogenase family protein → MDFEFTDEHKMVRKMVREFAAREIAPTIKEFDRRHEFDKSLLPKMAAQGLLGICIPVKYGGAGMDYISLAIACEELERVDTAARVIMSVHVGLNSLALFQWATEEQKQKYLVPQAMGQRIATYGLTEPNAGSDVVGLQTTAVRDGNTYVLNGEKMWISLADVADQFLIFAWTDLEKKKARDHTGLSAFIVEREFPGVSTGTIHGKLGVRAGNTGSITLTDARVPAENLLGYEGEGFRIAMSALDNGRYTVAAGAVGLIEACLEASVKYALERHTFGVPIAQHQLVQQMIAKMAARRDYCRLLVYRAGWLKNRGIRNTRETSLAKWLACDAAFESADDAIQIHGAYGYSDEYDVERYLRNSRGAVIYEGSREIQTLIQAQYALGFREDKPLRCELPAYDPEIWQSES, encoded by the coding sequence ATGGATTTCGAGTTCACCGACGAACATAAAATGGTGCGTAAGATGGTACGTGAATTTGCGGCACGCGAGATTGCCCCCACCATCAAGGAATTCGACCGTAGGCACGAATTCGACAAGTCCCTTCTGCCTAAGATGGCCGCTCAAGGCCTGCTGGGCATTTGTATCCCGGTGAAGTACGGCGGCGCAGGGATGGATTACATTTCGCTCGCCATCGCCTGTGAAGAATTGGAACGTGTGGACACCGCAGCACGAGTGATCATGTCCGTGCATGTGGGGTTAAACAGTCTTGCTCTGTTCCAATGGGCTACCGAGGAGCAGAAGCAGAAGTACCTGGTACCTCAGGCGATGGGCCAGCGCATCGCCACCTACGGTCTCACCGAGCCTAACGCAGGGTCAGATGTAGTAGGGTTGCAGACCACCGCAGTCCGCGATGGTAATACGTACGTGCTCAATGGCGAAAAGATGTGGATTTCTCTGGCCGATGTGGCCGATCAGTTCCTTATCTTTGCCTGGACGGATCTGGAAAAGAAAAAAGCCCGTGACCATACAGGTCTATCTGCTTTCATTGTCGAACGAGAATTTCCTGGAGTGAGCACGGGTACCATCCACGGTAAGTTAGGCGTGCGGGCTGGCAATACGGGCAGCATCACATTGACGGATGCGCGCGTTCCAGCGGAAAACTTGCTGGGATATGAGGGTGAAGGCTTCAGAATTGCGATGAGCGCATTGGACAATGGACGCTACACGGTGGCAGCAGGAGCGGTAGGCCTCATTGAAGCGTGCCTAGAGGCGTCAGTGAAGTACGCGCTGGAACGCCATACTTTTGGCGTGCCCATTGCTCAGCACCAATTGGTACAACAAATGATTGCCAAAATGGCGGCGCGTCGCGACTACTGCCGTTTGCTTGTTTACCGAGCAGGCTGGCTCAAGAACCGGGGCATCCGTAACACACGGGAGACCTCGTTGGCTAAATGGCTGGCCTGTGATGCCGCGTTCGAGTCGGCAGACGACGCTATACAGATTCACGGAGCCTATGGCTACAGCGACGAATACGACGTAGAGCGTTACTTGCGCAACTCGAGGGGCGCCGTGATTTACGAGGGCAGCCGGGAGATTCAGACGTTGATACAGGCCCAGTATGCGCTGGGCTTCCGCGAGGATAAGCCTCTGCGCTGCGAACTGCCTGCATATGACCCAGAGATATGGCAGAGCGAGTCATAA
- a CDS encoding MBL fold metallo-hydrolase, whose amino-acid sequence MLEGITWLGHASFRIEGPEGVVYIDPWKLKDGPKADLVLVTHDHYDHCVPEDIQKIAKAETSIVTTASCANKLTGDVHTVKAGDKITVKGVAIEVVPAYNIGKDFHPKAAGGVGYIITVGGRRIYHAGDTDLIPEMSTIRADVALLPVGGKYTMTAEEAAEAANRIKPTVAVPMHWGDIVGSRADAERFKTLAKVPVQILEQQK is encoded by the coding sequence ATGTTGGAAGGTATTACGTGGCTAGGCCATGCTAGTTTTCGCATTGAGGGGCCGGAAGGCGTGGTCTACATTGATCCTTGGAAGTTGAAAGATGGTCCGAAGGCCGATCTTGTCCTCGTCACGCACGATCACTACGATCACTGCGTTCCTGAGGACATCCAAAAGATCGCCAAAGCCGAAACGTCCATTGTCACCACGGCTTCTTGTGCCAACAAACTGACTGGTGATGTCCATACGGTCAAGGCGGGGGACAAGATCACTGTGAAAGGGGTTGCCATCGAGGTCGTGCCAGCCTACAACATCGGCAAAGACTTCCATCCCAAGGCGGCTGGGGGTGTAGGTTACATTATCACCGTAGGTGGACGGCGCATCTACCATGCCGGAGACACGGATCTCATCCCGGAGATGAGCACCATCCGAGCCGATGTGGCACTGCTACCCGTTGGTGGTAAATACACGATGACTGCGGAAGAGGCGGCCGAAGCAGCCAATCGCATTAAACCCACGGTCGCGGTGCCCATGCATTGGGGTGACATCGTAGGCTCACGTGCCGATGCCGAGCGCTTCAAGACTCTGGCAAAAGTGCCCGTGCAAATCCTGGAACAGCAGAAGTAG
- the amrA gene encoding AmmeMemoRadiSam system protein A: MTEGKEAHPLVQLARKTIEAYVQRGERIRPPAPDEMTPEMKSRAGTFVSLHRHGNLRGCIGTIEPTQPNVAQEVIQNAISAATRDPRFPPVRPEELADLDISVDVLTEPEPVESLEDLDPKRYGVIVQSGWRRGLLLPDLEGVDTVEYQVDIARQKAGIAPGEPVQLFRFEVKRYH; encoded by the coding sequence ATGACTGAGGGAAAAGAGGCCCATCCTCTGGTACAATTAGCACGGAAAACAATAGAGGCTTACGTCCAGCGAGGGGAGCGCATACGGCCGCCAGCGCCCGATGAAATGACGCCGGAAATGAAGAGCCGGGCAGGGACATTTGTTTCCTTGCATAGGCACGGGAACCTGCGGGGTTGCATTGGGACAATCGAACCCACGCAGCCTAATGTGGCCCAAGAAGTTATACAGAATGCCATCAGCGCAGCCACTCGCGACCCGCGCTTCCCGCCCGTACGCCCTGAGGAACTGGCAGACTTAGATATCTCCGTGGACGTGCTTACTGAACCAGAGCCCGTCGAATCTTTAGAAGACCTAGACCCGAAGCGTTATGGCGTCATCGTGCAATCGGGTTGGCGGCGTGGACTGTTGTTGCCCGACCTGGAAGGTGTGGATACCGTCGAATATCAGGTGGACATCGCCCGACAAAAGGCTGGCATCGCACCTGGAGAACCCGTGCAACTATTTCGCTTCGAAGTGAAGCGATATCATTAG
- a CDS encoding M28 family peptidase: MMSPLMDTIRYLAKEIGPRGSATPQEKQAAEYIAKRLSEAGMDTDIQPFQAPGTFSLTFSLIYLGFIVAVALYHISPLASCILAMLSLLLFVAEQDGVETLSRVMPKGPSQNVRGIRSPSSKPKQRLIITAHMDSSRAALLWHPSMVAGFRRSLILMTAAMFVIVALSLVGLMVPLRSLWLVQVACALYLTVSVLIMVHRELFMKHTPGANDNASGVAVLLAAAETLTDLQQTELWAVATGCEEAGLFGMQRFMEAHHFDREHTYFINLDNLGAGKTAYITGEGILRFYPSDPTLLKIAGEVVAEQGLDAESRPYRALTTDSQIPLRRGYKAMSIMAFDQRGVLPNWHWETDTPDNIDPTTVETAYRLLIGIAHKLDAR; this comes from the coding sequence ATGATGAGCCCATTGATGGATACCATACGCTATCTGGCGAAAGAAATCGGCCCCCGGGGGTCTGCTACACCACAGGAAAAGCAGGCCGCCGAATACATCGCCAAGCGGCTGAGTGAGGCAGGAATGGATACTGATATCCAGCCTTTCCAAGCCCCTGGTACATTCAGTCTGACTTTCAGCCTGATTTATCTGGGCTTTATTGTAGCGGTGGCACTGTACCACATCAGTCCACTGGCCTCGTGCATTCTGGCTATGCTTTCGCTACTTCTCTTCGTCGCTGAGCAGGATGGAGTGGAAACACTGAGTCGCGTGATGCCCAAGGGTCCCAGCCAGAACGTACGGGGCATACGGTCTCCATCGAGCAAGCCCAAACAACGGCTAATCATCACAGCGCACATGGACTCATCCCGAGCAGCGTTGCTCTGGCACCCTAGCATGGTGGCAGGATTCCGACGCTCGTTAATTCTCATGACAGCGGCCATGTTTGTGATTGTTGCCCTCAGCCTAGTGGGACTGATGGTGCCCCTACGGTCACTATGGCTCGTGCAAGTGGCCTGCGCCCTCTATCTGACAGTGAGCGTGCTCATCATGGTGCATCGTGAGCTATTTATGAAGCACACCCCCGGCGCGAACGATAACGCCTCAGGAGTAGCGGTGCTACTTGCTGCCGCTGAAACGTTGACAGATCTCCAGCAAACGGAGTTATGGGCTGTGGCTACAGGGTGTGAAGAGGCAGGACTATTTGGGATGCAGCGGTTCATGGAAGCCCATCACTTTGACAGAGAGCACACCTATTTCATCAATCTGGATAACCTAGGTGCCGGGAAAACCGCTTACATCACTGGCGAGGGCATCCTGCGATTCTATCCTTCTGACCCTACATTGCTCAAAATAGCAGGTGAAGTGGTCGCGGAGCAAGGATTGGATGCCGAGTCTCGTCCCTATCGCGCTCTGACCACCGATAGCCAAATACCCTTGCGCCGTGGATACAAGGCTATGAGCATTATGGCCTTCGACCAGCGGGGCGTGCTTCCCAATTGGCATTGGGAGACTGACACACCAGATAACATTGACCCTACGACGGTGGAGACGGCTTACAGATTGCTCATCGGCATCGCGCACAAACTGGACGCGCGGTGA
- a CDS encoding glycerophosphodiester phosphodiesterase gives MLFYTSRPLIFGHRGAPEMAPENTLAAFEAARQMGADGVELDTLLTADGVPVVCHNLTVDKTTNGAGRIRDLTVKQIKTLDAGSWFHSSFTGERIPTLQEVLEWAGDDMLLNIELKSLSLRDEGLERAVLHLMYQYELTERVIISSFNPFAIRRVKMLDPGIQTGLLYAPALPMPLRRAWLRPLAHPNALHPHHTMVSPDYLQWARNRGYRVNTWTVNEPAEMRRLTRLGVDIIITNQPDVLHKVLSGKEDE, from the coding sequence ATGCTTTTCTACACTTCTCGGCCCCTCATCTTCGGCCACCGTGGCGCGCCCGAAATGGCTCCTGAGAATACGCTGGCCGCCTTCGAAGCCGCCCGTCAAATGGGTGCTGATGGCGTCGAACTCGATACATTGCTCACCGCCGATGGTGTACCCGTCGTGTGTCACAACTTGACGGTAGACAAAACCACCAATGGAGCGGGCCGCATCCGTGACCTAACGGTTAAGCAGATCAAAACACTGGATGCTGGCTCATGGTTCCATTCAAGTTTCACCGGAGAACGGATACCCACCCTTCAGGAGGTCTTGGAGTGGGCCGGAGATGACATGCTCCTGAACATCGAACTCAAGTCTTTATCGCTACGAGATGAGGGTTTAGAGAGAGCAGTGTTGCATCTTATGTATCAGTATGAACTGACTGAGCGCGTGATTATCTCTTCCTTCAATCCATTTGCTATCCGTCGAGTCAAGATGCTGGATCCGGGGATACAAACGGGGTTGCTGTATGCCCCTGCTCTTCCTATGCCACTTCGCCGGGCTTGGCTCCGGCCCCTCGCCCATCCCAACGCCCTGCACCCGCACCATACTATGGTCTCACCAGACTACCTGCAGTGGGCCCGGAATAGGGGTTACCGTGTGAACACCTGGACAGTCAACGAGCCTGCCGAGATGCGCCGGTTGACTCGACTCGGCGTGGATATCATCATCACCAACCAGCCGGATGTCTTACATAAAGTACTGAGCGGGAAGGAGGATGAATGA
- a CDS encoding D-alanyl-D-alanine carboxypeptidase: MLISVIAIGACFNLAFAPPVLVESDTARQPLYPHQISELASTALPTMRAVAAILVDVHSGEVLVAQNEHQRLPPASTTKIMTALLALERGNLEDVVTVGNEVYIEGARAGLVPGERLTLRDLLYALLLPSGNDAAMAIARHIAGSEDAFVALMNNRAQELGLADTHFTNPHGLDASDQYSSAYDLQRLALAALAKPDFARIVATRDVTVGSHYWVNRNELLGDYLGADGVKTGTTEAAGECLVASATRDGSQALVVVLGSTDRYADARTLLDYYYAHYACVPLDAGPQIMNRIRSSDGEWRALVGGKPPMVLLARWKIPLLRFYRKVSGADAVLLCFIADQLLMEIPLAIAPSSY, translated from the coding sequence TTGCTTATTTCAGTCATTGCCATTGGTGCTTGTTTCAACTTGGCCTTTGCGCCTCCGGTGCTCGTCGAGTCTGATACCGCACGCCAGCCGCTTTATCCTCACCAGATCTCTGAACTGGCGAGCACCGCCTTGCCCACTATGCGGGCCGTCGCTGCCATATTGGTGGATGTCCACAGCGGCGAAGTGCTCGTGGCACAAAATGAGCATCAGCGTCTCCCCCCAGCCAGCACCACCAAGATTATGACCGCTCTCCTAGCCCTGGAACGTGGGAATCTAGAGGATGTGGTGACTGTAGGCAACGAGGTATATATTGAGGGAGCACGCGCAGGACTGGTACCGGGCGAAAGGCTCACCCTGCGCGACCTACTTTATGCCTTGCTCTTACCATCGGGCAATGACGCTGCTATGGCCATCGCGCGGCATATCGCTGGCTCAGAGGATGCTTTCGTGGCCTTAATGAACAACCGCGCACAAGAGTTGGGCCTGGCCGACACGCATTTCACCAACCCTCACGGACTCGACGCATCCGACCAGTACTCCAGTGCCTATGATCTCCAGCGCCTGGCTCTCGCTGCCCTTGCCAAACCCGACTTCGCCCGCATTGTGGCTACCAGGGATGTCACTGTAGGCAGCCATTATTGGGTCAATCGCAATGAATTGTTGGGTGATTATCTCGGTGCAGATGGCGTGAAGACCGGTACTACCGAGGCCGCTGGTGAATGCCTGGTTGCCAGCGCAACGCGGGACGGAAGCCAGGCCTTGGTGGTGGTGCTTGGCAGCACGGACCGATATGCCGATGCCCGTACTCTATTGGATTACTATTATGCTCATTACGCATGTGTTCCACTCGACGCGGGTCCCCAGATTATGAATCGGATCCGCAGCTCGGATGGTGAATGGCGAGCCCTTGTGGGCGGAAAGCCCCCCATGGTTCTTCTGGCACGGTGGAAAATACCCCTTTTGCGCTTTTACAGGAAAGTGAGCGGAGCAGATGCAGTACTCTTGTGCTTCATTGCTGATCAACTCCTGATGGAGATACCACTCGCTATCGCACCGTCTAGTTATTAA
- a CDS encoding rRNA pseudouridine synthase encodes MRKRLQVVLAEAGVASRRRSEALIRAGRVRVDGHVVTEMGVRVDPAIHRIEVDGQPLPPPQKKVYLLVHKPRGYISTCFDPQGRPTVLDLVPSDLGRLYPVGRLDFESEGLLILTNDGEFALRLAHPRYHQEKEYRVLIAGHPNEETLRRLRQGVTLDDGLAMPTKVENIGREREGTWLSITLHEGRKRQVRRMCEAVGCAVRRLIRVRMGPLELGDLAPGQYRRLNAAEITTLIEIPGPLERGALDNALGEGASCEAGELV; translated from the coding sequence ATGCGTAAACGCTTACAAGTTGTATTGGCCGAAGCGGGGGTGGCCTCTCGCCGCCGCAGCGAAGCACTGATCCGCGCTGGGCGGGTGCGCGTGGACGGTCACGTGGTTACGGAAATGGGTGTGCGAGTGGATCCTGCTATCCATCGCATTGAGGTAGACGGCCAGCCACTACCTCCGCCTCAAAAGAAGGTCTACCTGTTGGTGCACAAACCTCGCGGCTATATTTCTACATGCTTTGACCCGCAGGGTCGTCCCACAGTCCTTGACCTAGTGCCATCCGACCTGGGACGGCTCTACCCTGTAGGTCGGTTGGATTTCGAGAGTGAGGGACTCCTGATTCTGACCAATGACGGTGAATTCGCGTTGCGTCTGGCACATCCTCGCTACCACCAGGAGAAGGAGTACCGCGTTCTCATCGCAGGCCACCCCAATGAGGAGACATTGCGCCGTCTGCGCCAAGGGGTGACCTTAGATGATGGTTTAGCCATGCCGACGAAAGTGGAGAACATCGGCAGGGAACGTGAAGGCACTTGGCTAAGTATTACTTTGCACGAAGGACGTAAGCGACAAGTAAGACGGATGTGTGAAGCCGTAGGATGTGCAGTGCGGCGGCTTATCCGCGTGCGCATGGGACCATTGGAATTGGGGGATCTTGCGCCGGGTCAATACCGGCGGCTCAACGCTGCCGAAATCACCACTCTCATAGAAATCCCTGGCCCACTTGAGCGAGGAGCACTTGATAACGCCCTCGGCGAGGGCGCTTCTTGCGAGGCGGGTGAACTTGTCTAA